One window from the genome of Poecilia reticulata strain Guanapo linkage group LG9, Guppy_female_1.0+MT, whole genome shotgun sequence encodes:
- the LOC103470805 gene encoding uncharacterized protein LOC103470805, with translation MGKFDIIYYVYDDLRHVLLSSIPAPPPATTRGGFPSSLLTPXPAGVSPRTCRSSDHHQELKRSRLTTLPRQSVDLRGSIKSESRIESRTNQARQLDSGFPGEHHRVGLSLPQLPGLTSFWLLPPSPDASAQPPVHSFPLIFSFLLSVLLHLKRVSLQQQQQRTLEILLLATPNLQHQLQRTLEILLPATPNLWLLRTLGILLPAPGSRIPNL, from the exons ATGGGGAAGTTTGACA TCATATACTACGTGTATGATGATTTACGCCATGTGTTGTTGTCCTCCATCCCTGCGCCACCGCCAGCTACCACCAGAGGGGGTTTCCCCAGCTCCCTTCTGACGCCCYACCCCGCGGGTGTGTCACCACGCACCTGCAGGTCATCCGATCATCACCAGGAGCTTAAGAGGAGCCGCCTAACAACACTTCCTCGCCAGAGTGTTGACCTTCGCG GTTCCATCAAGTCTGAGAGCCGGATCGAGTCCAGGACCAACCAAGCCCGTCAGCTGGATTCGGGTTTCCCCGGCGAGCACCATCGAGTCggtctctctctccctcagctcCCCGGACTGACATCATTCTGGCTCCTGCCCCCCAGCCCCGACGCTTCTGCCCAGCCTCCAGTTCATAGTTTTCCCTTGATCTTCAGTTTTCTCCTGAGTGTTTTGCTGCAT CTGAAGAGGGTATCcctccaacagcagcagcagaggactcTGGAGATCCTGCTCCTAGCTACTCCCAACCTCCAGCACCAGCTGCAGAGGACTCTGGAGATCCTGCTACCAGCTACTCCCAACCTCTGGCTGCTGAGGACTCTGGGGATCCTGCTACCAGCTCCTGGTAGCAGGATCCCCAACCTCTGA
- the LOC103470806 gene encoding GTPase IMAP family member 7-like, whose amino-acid sequence MVLIGKTGAGKSASGNTILGRKAFKSEASPQSVTKTCQKADSEADGRHVVVVDTPGLFDTNMTSDQVNEELKKCLSLVAPGPHVFLLVLPISRLTEGDRETLRMIEKVLGNNYKKFTVVLFSRGDALEYDQASIEDYTEDECDDACKDLIRDCRERYHVFNNYKIKNRSQVTELIEMIDIMVKENEGCYTREMLPVT is encoded by the coding sequence ATGGTTCTGATTGGGAAAACTGGTGCTGGGAAGAGCGCATCAGGAAACACCATCCTGGGAAGAAAAGCGTTTAAATCTGAAGCTTCTCCTCAGTCAGTCACTAAAACCTGTCAGAAAGCTGACAGTGAGGCAGACGGTCgtcatgttgttgttgttgacacTCCTGGTCTGTTTGACACCAACATGACCTCAGATCAGGTCAATGAAGAGTTAAAGAAATGTCTCAGTCTGGTGGCTCCAGGTCCTCATGTCTTCCTGCTGGTTTTACCGATCAGCAGATTAACTgaaggagacagagagacactgaGAATGATTGAGAAGGTTTTGGGAAACAATTATAAAAAGTTTACGGTTGTGCTTTTTTCTAGAGGAGACGCACTGGAATATGATCAGGCGTCCATTGAAGATTATACTGAAGATGAATGTGATGATGCCTGTAAGGATCTAATCAGAGACTGTAGAGAAAGATACCATGTGTTTAAtaactataaaataaagaatcGTTCACAAGTCACTGAGCTGATCGAAATGATCGACATCATGGTGAAGGAGAATGAAGGCTGCTACACCAGGGAGATGTTACCTGTAACctga